From a region of the Bacteroidales bacterium genome:
- the ilvB gene encoding biosynthetic-type acetolactate synthase large subunit has product MEPKTKQMGKSEKQTTPTITGAEAVVKCLLEEGVRDIFGYPGGSIMPVYDALYDYHDKLNHILVRHEQGAIHAAQAYARVTGKAGVCIVTSGPGSTNLTTGLADAMMDSTPVVCISGQVAAGLLGTDAFQETDIIGISMPVTKWNTQVTKAEDIPAAIAKAFYIARSGRPGPVLVDITKNAQFGKLEFSYKPCTFIRSYRPHIEPDISAINQAAELINNAKKPYVLFGQGVILANAEEEFKRFIEKGDIPAAWTLLGLSALPTNHPLNVGMLGMHGNYGPNILTNECDVLIAVGMRFDDRVTGDVTRFARQAKVIHMEIDPAEINKNVKAEVAIPGSVKDTLPLLTERIKPANHSEWIHQFRELYKIEYEKVISKVLHPESKGITMPEVIHLLAEKTEGDAILVTDVGQHQMMGARYFRFNKTRSLVTSGGLGTMGFGLPAGLGAKIGCPDRTVITIVGDGGFQMTMQEMGTIFQTGAAVKIVIMNNNFLGMVRQWQELFFDKRYASTELINPDFIKLSEGFRIPATRVSERSNLSEAIDAMLAHPGPYLLEVMVEKEGNVFPMVPAGAAVSEIMLEPKKS; this is encoded by the coding sequence ATGGAACCTAAGACCAAACAAATGGGAAAATCGGAAAAACAAACCACCCCGACAATTACAGGGGCTGAAGCCGTTGTTAAGTGCCTGCTGGAAGAAGGTGTCAGAGACATTTTTGGGTACCCTGGAGGTTCGATCATGCCTGTATATGATGCTCTTTATGACTACCACGATAAACTGAATCATATACTGGTGCGGCACGAGCAGGGAGCTATTCATGCCGCACAGGCATATGCACGTGTTACAGGAAAGGCAGGCGTGTGTATAGTAACCTCAGGGCCCGGTTCTACCAATCTGACAACAGGTCTTGCCGATGCCATGATGGATTCAACTCCTGTGGTGTGCATTTCAGGTCAGGTAGCCGCTGGCCTTCTTGGTACAGATGCGTTTCAGGAAACAGACATTATAGGTATTTCTATGCCGGTTACCAAGTGGAATACTCAGGTAACCAAAGCCGAAGACATACCGGCCGCCATTGCAAAGGCTTTTTATATTGCCCGATCCGGCAGACCTGGCCCGGTACTGGTAGATATTACCAAAAATGCCCAGTTCGGGAAACTGGAGTTCAGCTATAAACCTTGTACCTTTATACGAAGCTACCGACCCCATATTGAACCGGATATTTCTGCCATTAATCAGGCGGCTGAACTCATCAACAATGCAAAAAAACCCTACGTGCTGTTTGGACAGGGTGTGATTCTGGCCAACGCCGAAGAAGAATTTAAAAGGTTTATTGAAAAAGGCGATATTCCTGCAGCCTGGACACTTCTGGGACTTTCTGCTCTGCCCACAAATCATCCGCTGAATGTTGGCATGCTGGGTATGCACGGAAATTACGGACCCAACATTCTTACCAACGAATGCGATGTACTGATTGCCGTGGGTATGCGCTTCGACGACCGTGTTACAGGAGATGTTACGCGCTTTGCACGCCAGGCTAAAGTTATCCATATGGAAATTGACCCGGCCGAAATCAACAAAAATGTTAAGGCTGAAGTGGCAATTCCCGGCAGTGTAAAAGATACTCTTCCATTGCTGACTGAACGTATCAAACCGGCCAATCATTCCGAATGGATACACCAGTTCAGGGAATTATATAAAATTGAATACGAAAAGGTTATCAGTAAGGTGCTTCATCCTGAAAGCAAAGGAATTACCATGCCGGAAGTAATTCACCTGCTGGCAGAAAAAACAGAAGGAGACGCTATTCTTGTAACCGATGTAGGACAGCACCAGATGATGGGGGCACGGTATTTCCGCTTTAACAAAACCCGCAGTCTGGTAACCTCCGGAGGACTTGGTACCATGGGGTTTGGCCTTCCGGCCGGTCTGGGAGCCAAAATCGGATGCCCCGACCGGACTGTTATAACCATCGTCGGTGATGGCGGTTTTCAGATGACGATGCAGGAAATGGGAACCATCTTTCAAACCGGGGCAGCAGTTAAAATTGTCATTATGAATAATAACTTCCTTGGCATGGTAAGGCAATGGCAGGAACTGTTCTTTGATAAACGTTATGCTTCAACGGAACTGATTAATCCTGATTTTATAAAGCTTTCGGAAGGTTTCAGGATTCCTGCCACCAGGGTTAGTGAACGCAGTAATCTTTCGGAAGCCATTGATGCCATGCTGGCGCATCCGGGACCATACCTGCTTGAAGTAATGGTCGAAAAAGAAGGAAATGTTTTTCCTATGGTACCGGCAGGTGCCGCTGTTTCTGAAATTATGCTCGAACCGAAAAAATCATAA